From the genome of Candidatus Eisenbacteria bacterium:
AGGGCTTCCACTACAAGCCGCGGATCGACAAGGCGCTCCTTCGCGAGCTGAACGGCGGGCTCATCGCGCTCTCGGGCTGCCTGCGCGGCGAGATCGCGCACAGCCTCATGATCGGCCAGCGCGCCAAGGCCTTCGCCGCCGCCGAGGAGCTCGCCGCGCTCTTCGACGACCGCTTCTACCTCGAGATCCAGGACAACCGCCTGGACAAGCAAGAGGCCGTGAACGCCGAGCTGATCGACCTCGCCAAGCGGACCGGCATCCCGCTCGTCGGCACGAACGACTGCCACTACCTTTCGTGCGAGGACGCCGCCGCGCACGAGGCGCTCCTGTGCATCCAGACCGGCAAGACCTTTTCCGACGAGCGGCGCTGGAAGTTCGAGACCGACCAGCTCTTCGTGAAGAGTCCGGCGGAGATGGCGCAGGCGTTCGCGCACGTTCCCGGCGCCGTCGCGACCACGCTCGACATCGCGAACCGCTGTGATTTCGAGTTCCGGCAGCAGTACCAGTTTCCCGTGTACGCGGTGCCGGCCGGCGAGACGCTGGAGGACGTCCTCGAGCGCGACACCCGCACCGGGCTCGACGAGCGCCTGAACGCCCGCCGCACGCTCGGCACGCACCCCGAGGACGAGGCACGCTACGAGGAGCGGCTCGCCTACGAGCTCGGCGTCATCAAGCAGATGGGGTTCGCGGGCTACTTCCTCATCGTCGCCGACTTCATCAACTGGGCGAAGAACCAGGGCATCCCCGTCGGGCCCGGGCGCGGCTCGGCGGCCGGGAGCCTGGTCGCCTGGGCGTTGCGCATCACCGACCTGGACCCGATCGAGCACGGGCTCCTCTTCGAACGGTTCCTCAATCCCGAGCGGCGCTCCATGCCCGACATCGACGTCGACTTCTGCTTCGTGCGCCGCGACGAGGTGATCCGCTACGTGAAGGAGAAGTACGGCGCCGACCGTGTGGCGCAGATCATCACGTTCGGGACCCTCAAGGGCAAGCAGGCGATCAAGGACGTCGGGCGTGTGCTCGACTTCACCTTCGCCGAGACCGACCGCATCACGAAGCTCTACCCCGAGCCGAAGCAGGGCAAGGATTTCCCGCTCGGCAAGGCCCTCGAGATGGAGCCGAAGCTGGTCGAGATCCAGAACTCCGGCGAGCGCGAGGCGCACCTGTTCGACCTCGCGCTGCGGCTCGAGGGGCTCCTGCGCAACTGCTCCAAGCACGCCGCGGGCATCGTCATCTCGCCGCAGCCGCTGACCGAGGACCTGCCGCTCTGGATCGACAAGGACGGCGCCGTCGTCACGCAGTACACGTTCACCGACGTCGAGGCGATCGGCCTGATCAAGTTCGACTTCCTGGGCCTGAAGAACCTGACCCTGATCGCGAACATCGTCCGGCTGATCGCCCAGAGCCGCGGCGCGACGGTGCGCCTCGACGAGCTGCCGCTCGACGACGCGGCCACCTACAAGGTGCTGCAGGACGGCGACACGGTCGGCGTCTTCCAGGCCGAGTCGGGCGGGATGCGCCGGATGCTGGCCCGCCTGCGCCCGTCGTGCTTCGCCGACGTCGTCGCCGCCCTCGCGCTCTACCGGCCGGGACCGCTCGACAGCGGCATGGTCGACGAGTTCATCAAGCGCAAGCACGGCAAGGACAAGATCAGCTACCTGCACCCGGCCCTCGAGCCGATCCTGCGCGACACCTATGGCGTCATCGTCTACCAGGAGCAGGTGATGCAGATCGCGCAGGAGCTGGCGGGCTACTCGCTCGGCGACGCCGACAACCTGCGCCGCGCGATGGGGAAGAAGAAGGCCGAGGAGATGGCGAAGGAGCGGCAGCGCTTCCTGGCCGGCGTGGCGAGGCGCGGCACCTGCGAGCCTGCCGTCGCCGCGGCGATCTTCGACCAGATGGAGACCTTCGCGGCCTACGGCTTCAACAAGAGCCACTCCGCCGCCTACGCCGTCATCACGTACCAGACCGCCTATCTGAAAGCCCATCACCGGGTCCCGTTCATGGCCGGGCTCCTTTCGCTGGAGGCCGGCGACACCGACAACACCTTCAAGAACATCGCCGAGTGCCGCGAGCACGGCATCGCGATCCTCGCGCCGGACGTGAACGAGAGCCGTGACGACTTCACCGTCGTGGGCGATGCGATCCGCTTCGGTCTCGGGGCGGTGAAGGGCGTCGGCTCGAAGGCGATCGAGGCCATCATCGCGGCCCGGGAAGGGGAGGGGCCGTTCACCAGCCTGCACGACTTCTGCCTGCGCGTGCGGGGACAGGTCGTGAACCGCAAGGTGCTGGAGAGCCTCATCGCCTGTGGCGCCTTCGACTCGATCGAGCGCAACCGCGCCCGCCTGTGGACGGCGCTCGACGACGCCCTCAAGTGGGCGAACCTGCGCGCCGAGGAACGCACGAGCCCGCAGCTCGGCCTGTTCGCGGCAGGGCGCGGCGGCGCCGTCGACACGACGCCGCCACCGCTCGCCCCCTGCGAGTCGTGGAAGGCCGAGGAGGAGCTGCGCCACGAGCGGGAAGCCATCGGGTTCTTCATCACCGGGCACCCGCTCGACCGGTACCTGAAGGATCTGCGGAAGTTCACGACCGTGACCATCGGCACGCTGCGCACACGCGGCGCCGAGCTGCCGGCGCCGGCCAACGGCGACCGTCCCGGACGCGACAGCCGGCCGAAGGTGAAGCTCGGGGGCGTCATCAACTCGATCCGGCTGCGCAACTCGAAGCGCGGCGAGCGCTATGCGACCTTCACCCTCGAGGACAAGGAAGGCACGGTCGAGGTGATCGCCTGGCCCGACACCTACCGCCGGCACGAGTCGACGATCACGGCGGGCGAGGCGGTGGTCGTGTCGGGCGGGCTCGACATTTCCCCCGAGCGCTGCCAGATCATCGCCGACGAGCTCATGCCGCTCGCGACCGCCCGCGCCGAAGCAATCCGCCAGGTCCACGTGAACGTGCCGCTCGAGCGCGTCGGCCGTCCGGGCCTCGAGCGGCTGCGCGACACCCTCGCGACCTTCCCCGGCTCCTGCGAGGCGTTCCTCCACCTGATTCGTCCCGATGGATCCGAAACGATCGTGGCCGTCCCGCCGACGATTCGCGTCGCCGCCACGGACGAGGTGGTGGAAGCCGTCGAGCGCGTGGTCGGAAGCGGGATGCTGTCGTTCCGTTGACGACGCGGATGCACAGCACGGCGCCGGTCGCCGAGCGCGCGATCCTGGTCGGCGTGGCGCTCCCCAAGGCGCGCATTCCAGTCGAGGAATCGGTGGCGGAGCTCGCGCGGCTGGCGGATACGGCCGGGCTCGAGATCGTCGGGCAGGCAGTGCAGCCGCTGCGGCGGATCCATCCGGCGACGTACATCGGCGCGGGCAAGGTCGCCGAGATCAACGAGCTGCGCCAGGCGACCGACGCCAGCGTCGTCATCTTCGACGATCCCCTGTCGCCGGCCCAGCAGCGCAACCTCGAGAAGGCGCTCGCCTGCAAGGTAATCGACCGCAGCGCCCTCATCCTCGACATCTTCGCGCAGCGCGCGCGCACGACGGAGGGCAAGCTCCAGGTCGAGCTGGCGCAGCTCCAGTATCTCCTTCCGCGCCTCACGCGCGCGTGGACCCACCTCTCGCGCCTCGGCGGCGGCGTGGGGACCCGTGGGCCCGGCGAGACGCAGCTCGAGGTGGATCGCCGCCGCGTGCGCGAGCGGATCACGACGCTGCGCCGCCGACTGGGCGAGGTCGAACGCACCCGGCGGGTGCAGCGCGGCGAGCGCACCGCGACACCGACGCCGACCGTGGCGCTCGTCGGCTACACGAACGCCGGCAAGTCGACGCTGATGAACGCGCTGACGCAGGCCGGCGTGCTGGTCGAGGATCGCCTCTTCGCAACGCTCGATCCGACCGTGCGGCGGCTCCGGCTCCCCGGCGGCCTCACGATCGTGCTCGCCGACACGGTCGGCTTCATCCACAAGCTGCCGCACCAGCTCGTCGAGGCGTTCAAGAGCACGCTCGAGCAGCTCCGCTCGGCCGACCTCCTGCTGCGCGTGGTCGACGTGTCGCACCCGAGCTGGCGGGAGCATCAGCAGGTCGTCGACGAGGTGCTGGAAGAGATCGGCGCCGCCGGCGTGGCGTGCCTCCAGGTGTTCAACAAGGCCGATCTCCTCCCGCCCGACGAGCCGCCGATCGCGGTGGGCGACGACGCGGTGCTCATCTCGGCGCGCACCGGCGCGGGCCTCGATCGGCTGCTCGCGGCGATCGAGCGCGACGTCTCGCGCGGGCTGGCCCGCGTGCGGCTCGTGATGCCGACGGGGCGAGGCGACCTCGTGGCACGCGTCCGAGCCGGCGGCACGGTGCTCGAGGAGTACTACCGCGACGGCACCGTCACCATCACCGCGCTCGTACCCCCGAAGCTCGCCGGGCAGCTCCGGAAGGCACTCGACCGTACGCCCGCCCGTTCATGTTGAACGTGCCGAACTTCCTGACGCTGCTGCGGATCGTCGGGATTCCGATCTTCCTCATCTTCCTGGTCGACGGGCGCTATCCCGAGGCGCTCGGCGTCTTCGTGGCGGCCGGGGTCACCGACGCGCTCGACGGCGCGATCGCGCGCCTGACGCACACCAAGACCACCCTCGGCGCCTACCTCGACCCGGCGGCCGACAAGCTCCTGCTCCTGTCCGCCTTCATCACGCTCGGGTTCATGAACGAGGTGCCGCGCTGGCTGACGGTCGTCGTCATCTCGCGCGACGTCGTCGTGGTACTCGGCTACTTCCTCCTC
Proteins encoded in this window:
- the hflX gene encoding GTPase HflX translates to MHSTAPVAERAILVGVALPKARIPVEESVAELARLADTAGLEIVGQAVQPLRRIHPATYIGAGKVAEINELRQATDASVVIFDDPLSPAQQRNLEKALACKVIDRSALILDIFAQRARTTEGKLQVELAQLQYLLPRLTRAWTHLSRLGGGVGTRGPGETQLEVDRRRVRERITTLRRRLGEVERTRRVQRGERTATPTPTVALVGYTNAGKSTLMNALTQAGVLVEDRLFATLDPTVRRLRLPGGLTIVLADTVGFIHKLPHQLVEAFKSTLEQLRSADLLLRVVDVSHPSWREHQQVVDEVLEEIGAAGVACLQVFNKADLLPPDEPPIAVGDDAVLISARTGAGLDRLLAAIERDVSRGLARVRLVMPTGRGDLVARVRAGGTVLEEYYRDGTVTITALVPPKLAGQLRKALDRTPARSC
- a CDS encoding CDP-alcohol phosphatidyltransferase family protein, with the protein product MLNVPNFLTLLRIVGIPIFLIFLVDGRYPEALGVFVAAGVTDALDGAIARLTHTKTTLGAYLDPAADKLLLLSAFITLGFMNEVPRWLTVVVISRDVVVVLGYFLLFTMTQQTMEIRPSISGKLSTFFQLASVALVLVGLVRPDLVAPLLEQTCFYAAAALTTAAGAQYVYRGLVWVQSRGQNNLGTPA
- the dnaE gene encoding DNA polymerase III subunit alpha gives rise to the protein MSFVHLHLHTQFSLLDGANKIKQLLPRVKAAGMPACAITDHGNMFGAVQFHHEAVRHGVKPIIGCEVYVAPKSRFDKEGRIDDYEAGGNYHLILLAMNRDGYRNLCKLVTAGYQEGFHYKPRIDKALLRELNGGLIALSGCLRGEIAHSLMIGQRAKAFAAAEELAALFDDRFYLEIQDNRLDKQEAVNAELIDLAKRTGIPLVGTNDCHYLSCEDAAAHEALLCIQTGKTFSDERRWKFETDQLFVKSPAEMAQAFAHVPGAVATTLDIANRCDFEFRQQYQFPVYAVPAGETLEDVLERDTRTGLDERLNARRTLGTHPEDEARYEERLAYELGVIKQMGFAGYFLIVADFINWAKNQGIPVGPGRGSAAGSLVAWALRITDLDPIEHGLLFERFLNPERRSMPDIDVDFCFVRRDEVIRYVKEKYGADRVAQIITFGTLKGKQAIKDVGRVLDFTFAETDRITKLYPEPKQGKDFPLGKALEMEPKLVEIQNSGEREAHLFDLALRLEGLLRNCSKHAAGIVISPQPLTEDLPLWIDKDGAVVTQYTFTDVEAIGLIKFDFLGLKNLTLIANIVRLIAQSRGATVRLDELPLDDAATYKVLQDGDTVGVFQAESGGMRRMLARLRPSCFADVVAALALYRPGPLDSGMVDEFIKRKHGKDKISYLHPALEPILRDTYGVIVYQEQVMQIAQELAGYSLGDADNLRRAMGKKKAEEMAKERQRFLAGVARRGTCEPAVAAAIFDQMETFAAYGFNKSHSAAYAVITYQTAYLKAHHRVPFMAGLLSLEAGDTDNTFKNIAECREHGIAILAPDVNESRDDFTVVGDAIRFGLGAVKGVGSKAIEAIIAAREGEGPFTSLHDFCLRVRGQVVNRKVLESLIACGAFDSIERNRARLWTALDDALKWANLRAEERTSPQLGLFAAGRGGAVDTTPPPLAPCESWKAEEELRHEREAIGFFITGHPLDRYLKDLRKFTTVTIGTLRTRGAELPAPANGDRPGRDSRPKVKLGGVINSIRLRNSKRGERYATFTLEDKEGTVEVIAWPDTYRRHESTITAGEAVVVSGGLDISPERCQIIADELMPLATARAEAIRQVHVNVPLERVGRPGLERLRDTLATFPGSCEAFLHLIRPDGSETIVAVPPTIRVAATDEVVEAVERVVGSGMLSFR